The DNA window CACGGTGCTCCGTGGCTGGCTGGCGGCTCGATGGGGCAGTGGCGCCGCCCGTACCTCGCAGGCGCGCCGGGCAGCGGCGGCACGCGCGTTCACCGGCTGGGCCCACCGCAGCGGCCGCGCCCCCGCCGACCCGGGCACCCAGCTCGCCAGCCCGCGCGCCCACCGGGACCTGCCCTCGGTGCTCCGCGCCGACCAGGCCGAGGCGCTGATGAGCCCGCCCCCGAGAAATCCGGCGAAGCCCGGTCCCGAGGAGGTACGCGACCGAGCCGTCCTCGAACTCCTCTACGCCACCGGCATCCGGGTCTCCGAGCTCTGCGGCCTGGACCGCGCCGACGTCGACCACGGAAGGCAGGTCGTCCGCGTCTTCGGCAAGGGCGCCAAGGAACGGGCCGTCCCCTACGGGCATCCGGCCCGGGACGCGCTCGACGAGTGGCTGCGGGCGGGCCGGCCGGAACTCGCCGGACGACAGAGCCGGGACGCCCTCTTCCTCGGTGTGAAGGGCGGCCGCCTGCAGCCGACGGTGGTGCGCCGGATCGTGGCCGACGCGGCACGGTCGGCCGGCCTGCCGCACACCAGTCCGCACGATCTGCGGCACTCGGCCGCCACCCACCTGCTGGACGGCGGCGCGGACCTGCGCGCGGTGCAGGAGCTGCTCGGCCACAGCTCACTGTCGAGCACACAGATCTACACCCATGTGTCGACCGAGCGTCTGCGCGCGGCGTTCAAACAGGCACACCCGCGCGCCTGAGGACGTACGATCCGTTCATGAGCGCCGATGATCCGCCCCGGTCCATTCCGGGCGCTCGCTTGATGTTCTCGCTGGACCCGTCGGTGTCCTATCTGAACCACGGCTCGTTCGGCGCCGTCCCGATCACCGTGCAGCGCGCCCAGCAACGGCTGCGCGACGAGATGGAGGCGAACCCGCTCCGGTTCTACGGCACCGGCCTGCTCGACCGGGTGGTCCACACCCGACGGCATCTGGCCGCCTTCCTCGGCGCCGACCCGGACGGCAGCGCGCTGATGCCGAACACCACCGCCGCGATCTCACTGGTCCTGCAGTCGGTCCGCTTCGAGCCGGCCGAGGAGGTGCTGCTCACCGATCACGGGTACGGGTCGGTGGCGCTGGCGGTCCGGCGGGAGTGCCGGCGCACAGGTGCCACCGCGCGCACCGTGGCGATTCCGCTCGGCGCCACGAACGCCGAGGTGGTGAGCCGGATCCGGTCCGCTCTGCGGCCCGGCCGGACCCGCCTGCTGGTGGTCGATCAGATCGCTTCGGCGACAGCCACCACCTTTCCGGTACGGGACATCGTGGCGGCCGCCCGCGAACATGACATCCCGGTGCTAGTCGACGCAGCGCACGTGCCCGGGATGCTGCCCGTCGACGTCGCCGCGATCGGGGCCGACTTCTGGGTGGGCAACCTGCACAAGTGGGGCTGGGCGCCGCGCGGGACGGCCCTGCTGAGCGTCTCAGCGCCGTGGCGGCGGCGGATCGATCCGCTGGTGGTCTCCTGGGAGCAGGAACAGGGTTATCCGCTCTCCGTCGAATTCCAGGGGACGATCGACTACACGCCGTGGCTGGCGGCGCCCACGGGCGTCTTCACGCTCCGGACACTCGGATGGGAGTCGGTCCGGGAGCACAATGCGGCTCTGGCCGCGTACGGGCAGAGGGTCGTCGGTGCGGCCCTCGGCCTCGCGCCCTCCGATTTGCCGGTCCCCGGCGGACCGGG is part of the Actinoplanes missouriensis 431 genome and encodes:
- a CDS encoding tyrosine recombinase XerC, producing the protein MRIRLLHEALPPQLREAVDDFGHHLAGVENRSEHTVRAYLGDVVSLLDHAVREGRTTLAELDITVLRGWLAARWGSGAARTSQARRAAAARAFTGWAHRSGRAPADPGTQLASPRAHRDLPSVLRADQAEALMSPPPRNPAKPGPEEVRDRAVLELLYATGIRVSELCGLDRADVDHGRQVVRVFGKGAKERAVPYGHPARDALDEWLRAGRPELAGRQSRDALFLGVKGGRLQPTVVRRIVADAARSAGLPHTSPHDLRHSAATHLLDGGADLRAVQELLGHSSLSSTQIYTHVSTERLRAAFKQAHPRA
- a CDS encoding aminotransferase class V-fold PLP-dependent enzyme codes for the protein MSADDPPRSIPGARLMFSLDPSVSYLNHGSFGAVPITVQRAQQRLRDEMEANPLRFYGTGLLDRVVHTRRHLAAFLGADPDGSALMPNTTAAISLVLQSVRFEPAEEVLLTDHGYGSVALAVRRECRRTGATARTVAIPLGATNAEVVSRIRSALRPGRTRLLVVDQIASATATTFPVRDIVAAAREHDIPVLVDAAHVPGMLPVDVAAIGADFWVGNLHKWGWAPRGTALLSVSAPWRRRIDPLVVSWEQEQGYPLSVEFQGTIDYTPWLAAPTGVFTLRTLGWESVREHNAALAAYGQRVVGAALGLAPSDLPVPGGPGIAMRVVPLPAGLATTTPEAIALRQRISDKLATETAINAWGGRGLLRLSAQVYNRPEEYLHLAEHLPALLAEHQR